From Toxorhynchites rutilus septentrionalis strain SRP chromosome 2, ASM2978413v1, whole genome shotgun sequence, a single genomic window includes:
- the LOC129770984 gene encoding uncharacterized protein LOC129770984 has product MLKFLSILALLASPALADPRPDIGVPATISGVSFGSLDTTGNIVANVDRILSILNQFHTIVESLYYVETPEYSLAAENFRSVMDSLVEGGSPIFQGLSNFAKVSSGDAKRAIGAIQSDIQYSAGSNQEHLQLLNQTRLVLGDKTADYFRTVLNQLTTNLGNISAVLNNIQEAVLRIQALDTKTDAAIKALVPTNDIRALNAVLRQYILIGDAAVPEIRSVVTRMRSVDSFRSRLQSVVNQQRLYLNSTVERISSYVQANVVGRVKNSLTAVRDQLITRSSKAVAGLSGLQIYSLSDLWAAANETAPVLSSFVTRVSSGVNVLIGQVSRLAVDGERSFAALKFIEDGLLNSTRTIALAMTQRYPKADTCFAQNNYEFDKIPRAVYTQLYNCLWDTTNDLTSAAVDFNYVLQLAVIDMNYGLLGVERCLSLLYRNAPDLVQVQAAACLREVTAFLAGRRVYEQQLSSFQQLATKEPLYSSQRYEFCLRSPQGQGIAQINYLQVSINRCLNITAPTIVPFKFRGKVTIHFG; this is encoded by the coding sequence ATGTTGAAGTTCCTGTCTATTCTGGCTTTGCTGGCTTCGCCAGCCTTGGCCGATCCCAGACCAGATATTGGCGTTCCAGCGACCATCAGTGGAGTCTCCTTCGGCAGTCTGGACACGACCGGCAACATCGTAGCCAACGTCGATCGCATCCTATCGATCCTCAACCAGTTCCATACGATCGTTGAAAGCTTGTATTACGTCGAGACACCCGAGTATAGCCTGGCCGCCGAAAACTTCCGCTCAGTGATGGACAGTCTGGTTGAGGGTGGTAGCCCCATTTTCCAGGGACTGTCCAACTTTGCCAAGGTTTCGTCCGGAGACGCGAAGAGAGCGATCGGTGCTATTCAAAGCGATATACAGTATTCTGCTGGATCGAATCAGGAGCATCTGCAGCTGCTGAACCAAACCCGACTAGTGCTTGGAGACAAGACAGCGGATTATTTCCGAACCGTGCTGAACCAACTCACCACCAATCTTGGAAACATCTCCGCTGTCTTGAACAATATCCAAGAGGCGGTCCTTCGCATACAAGCGCTTGATACAAAAACTGACGCGGCCATTAAAGCGCTGGTTCCTACAAACGACATCAGAGCGTTGAATGCTGTCCTCAGACAATATATACTGATAGGAGATGCTGCCGTTCCGGAGATTCGATCGGTTGTGACTCGTATGCGATCGGTGGATAGCTTCCGCTCGCGACTGCAGAGCGTTGTGAACCAACAAAGGTTGTATTTGAATTCTACGGTAGAACGTATATCCTCGTATGTACAAGCCAATGTTGTTGGTCGTGTGAAGAACAGCTTGACTGCAGTACGCGACCAGTTGATAACACGAAGCTCAAAGGCAGTAGCAGGTCTTTCAGGACTTCAAATCTACAGTTTGTCTGATTTGTGGGCTGCCGCCAACGAAACTGCACCGGTACTTAGTTCGTTCGTTACTCGAGTGTCCAGCGGAGTTAATGTTCTCATCGGACAAGTATCGAGACTAGCAGTTGACGGAGAACGTAGCTTCGCGGCTTTGAAGTTCATCGAGGACGGTTTGTTGAACAGCACCCGCACTATCGCGCTGGCAATGACCCAACGCTACCCCAAGGCTGATACCTGCTTCGCCCAGAACAATTACGAGTTTGATAAGATACCTCGTGCGGTATATACTCAGCTCTACAATTGTCTTTGGGATACGACCAACGATCTGACCTCAGCGGCCGTCGACTTCAACTACGTCCTCCAGCTGGCCGTAATCGATATGAACTACGGACTTCTTGGAGTGGAACGATGCCTCTCGTTGCTGTACCGGAACGCGCCAGATCTTGTCCAGGTTCAAGCGGCTGCCTGTCTGCGGGAAGTAACAGCATTCCTTGCCGGTCGCCGCGTGTACGAACAGCAACTATCGAGCTTCCAGCAGCTCGCCACCAAAGAACCATTGTACAGCTCTCAACGGTACGAATTTTGTCTGAGGTCTCCTCAGGGCCAAGGCATCGCCCAGATTAATTACCTGCAAGTATCGATCAATCGTTGTTTGAATATTACCGCACCTACAATCGTGCCGTTCAAATTCCGTGGCAAGGTTACAATCCACTTTGGTTAG